DNA sequence from the Candidatus Limnocylindrales bacterium genome:
TGAGGTTGTCATCGGCTCGATGCCGCGATTGTCTCAGGCAAAGGACGACGGTGGAAACTCCACAGCGCTGGTATGGCCAGGGCCTGGCCTTCGAATGCACCTCGTGCGGCCGCTGCTGCACCGGCAGCCACGGCTATGTCTGGGTGACGGTCGAGGAAGCGCGGGTGCTCGCCAAGCGGCTTTCGCTGTCGCTCGACGACTTCGGCCGGCGCTATCTGCGTCGCATCGGCAACCGCTACGCGCTGGTCGACGGGCGCGGAGGCGACTGCGTGTTCCTGGCGGGCAAGGTGTGCGCCGTCTACGAGGACCGGCCGATGCAGTGCCGGACGTTTCCCTGGTGGCCCGCCAACGTGGCGTCCGCCGAGAGCTGGCGTGCTGCCGCCGAGTGCTGCGAGGGGATCCGGCCGGAGGCGCCGGTAGTGAGTGCCGAGTCGATCGAGCACGCGCTCGATCAGTCGCGCGGCGCCGGTCTGGCAGTCGCCAGGCAGACCTAAGAGGCGCAAATGGACGAAAAATCGTCCCGTTGACTCCCCTTCGCATCCGTCCCATCTTCCGTTTCGTGAGCCAGGCAGCCGGCACGACCGTGGAATTCGATTTCGACGTCGAGGGCTTGGACCTCGACGGTCTCAACGCCGTCCTCGAGCGCAAGAGCGCGGAGGAGCGCATTGCGTGGGCCCTGGACGAGCTGAAGCCGCACATCATCCTTTCCTCCAGCTTTGGCGCCCAGGCCGCCGTCTGCCTGCACATGTGCACGCTGCAGTGGCCGGAGATTCCCGTCGTCGTCACCGACACCGGCTACCTCTTTCCGGAAACCTACCAATTCATCGACGAGCTGACCGAGC
Encoded proteins:
- a CDS encoding YkgJ family cysteine cluster protein; the protein is METPQRWYGQGLAFECTSCGRCCTGSHGYVWVTVEEARVLAKRLSLSLDDFGRRYLRRIGNRYALVDGRGGDCVFLAGKVCAVYEDRPMQCRTFPWWPANVASAESWRAAAECCEGIRPEAPVVSAESIEHALDQSRGAGLAVARQT